In a genomic window of Pelotomaculum thermopropionicum SI:
- the TyrR gene encoding transcriptional regulator (aromatic amino acids metabolism) — protein MPYGINFSSDEMVDFLIKVLDSDPECFVFVDSEARVIWLNKAYQSYLNVKLEEAQGKPVVDVIPNTRLQVVVKTGIPELGKVQNINGRRAIVNRIPLFKDGKIIVAIGKVLFKTKKEFAELVSKLKEEVDCYKRELNEIYTSKWKFEDIITCSPNLIHVKDLAQKVAPVDVNVMILGESGSGKELLAHSIHSASTRSSKPFVCINCAAIPENIMESELFGYEPGAFTNAKSNGKLGKLEIANNGTVFLDEIGDMPPFMQAKLLRFLQEGELEKVGSVKPVSVNVRVICATNRNIQKMVEDGIFRADLYYRLSSIILKIPPLRERPEDIELLCDHFLKSITEKWAIPLKKIDKEALEILKNYYWPGNVRELQHLLETLCCITDGNIIKAKALPSYLFGQSDSAMLKNNELRRISLSNINSDGNNKYICSDVINSKEKELLEEVLRNTGGNKRKAAEMLGIHRTTLYYKLRKYNMQYKVN, from the coding sequence ATGCCGTATGGAATTAATTTTTCCAGTGACGAAATGGTAGATTTTTTAATAAAAGTACTGGATAGCGACCCTGAATGCTTTGTTTTTGTTGACTCTGAAGCAAGAGTTATCTGGTTGAATAAAGCTTATCAGAGTTATCTTAACGTTAAACTTGAGGAAGCACAAGGAAAGCCGGTTGTGGACGTTATCCCGAATACGAGGCTGCAAGTTGTGGTGAAAACAGGAATTCCTGAACTGGGAAAGGTTCAAAATATTAACGGCAGGCGCGCTATTGTTAACAGAATTCCGCTTTTTAAAGATGGAAAAATTATAGTGGCTATAGGCAAGGTGTTGTTTAAAACGAAAAAGGAGTTTGCCGAACTTGTTTCAAAATTAAAGGAAGAAGTCGATTGTTACAAGCGTGAATTAAATGAAATTTATACTTCAAAATGGAAATTTGAAGATATCATTACCTGTTCGCCGAATTTAATACATGTTAAAGATCTGGCCCAAAAAGTTGCTCCGGTAGATGTAAATGTAATGATACTGGGTGAGAGCGGCAGTGGAAAGGAACTCCTTGCCCACTCCATCCATAGTGCCAGCACAAGAAGCTCAAAGCCTTTTGTATGTATCAATTGCGCCGCTATCCCGGAAAACATAATGGAATCCGAGCTATTTGGCTATGAGCCCGGGGCTTTTACCAATGCAAAATCCAACGGCAAACTGGGAAAATTGGAGATAGCCAATAACGGCACCGTTTTTCTGGATGAAATAGGTGATATGCCTCCTTTTATGCAGGCAAAACTGCTCAGGTTTTTGCAAGAAGGAGAACTGGAGAAGGTCGGATCGGTAAAGCCAGTATCCGTTAATGTACGTGTAATATGCGCGACAAATAGAAACATACAAAAAATGGTTGAGGATGGGATATTTAGGGCTGATCTGTATTACCGGCTAAGCAGTATAATCTTAAAAATTCCTCCTCTGCGTGAAAGGCCTGAAGATATAGAGCTTTTATGTGACCATTTTCTAAAAAGTATAACCGAAAAATGGGCTATCCCTTTGAAAAAGATAGATAAAGAAGCGCTGGAGATTTTAAAGAATTATTACTGGCCCGGAAATGTAAGAGAACTGCAGCACCTTTTAGAAACATTATGCTGTATTACTGATGGAAATATAATTAAGGCCAAGGCTCTGCCAAGTTATCTTTTTGGACAATCCGATTCTGCTATGTTGAAAAACAATGAGCTAAGAAGAATCAGTCTTTCAAATATAAATTCCGATGGTAATAATAAATATATTTGTTCAGATGTTATAAACAGCAAAGAAAAAGAGTTATTAGAAGAAGTATTAAGAAATACCGGCGGCAATAAAAGAAAAGCAGCTGAGATGCTAGGAATACACCGCACAACGTTGTATTATAAATTAAGAAAATACAATATGCAATATAAGGTAAATTAA
- the ArgG gene encoding argininosuccinate synthase, producing MAKVVLAYSGGLDTSVAIPWLKENYGYEVIAMSADLGQGEELAPLREKAIKSGASKIYIEDVRREFVEDYIFPTLKAGAVYEGKYLLGTSMARPLIAKKLVEIARKEGAEAVAHGATGKGNDQVRFELAVKALAPDLKIIAPWREWDIRSREDAVDYASARGIPVPVTRERPYSLDRNLWHLSHEGADLEDPGNEPPSDVLLLITPPEKAPDKPAYVKIEFERGVPVKLDGEALDPVTLIERLNKIAGENGVGIADMVENRLVGMKSRGVYETPGGTVLFLAHRELELLTLDRATLHFKEIVASRYAELVYDGMWFVPLREALDAFVDVTQRTVTGTVVMKLYKGNCTPAGVKSPYSLYDQELSTFGRDEIYNQRDAEGFINLFGLPLKVRALMEKKAGLR from the coding sequence ATGGCAAAAGTAGTGCTGGCCTACTCCGGAGGCCTGGATACGTCCGTCGCCATCCCCTGGCTGAAAGAGAATTACGGCTACGAGGTCATCGCCATGTCTGCCGACCTGGGCCAGGGCGAGGAGCTTGCCCCCCTGCGGGAAAAGGCAATAAAAAGCGGCGCCAGTAAAATTTACATTGAAGACGTCAGGCGGGAGTTCGTGGAGGATTACATTTTCCCCACGCTCAAGGCCGGGGCGGTATACGAGGGCAAGTACCTTCTGGGGACCTCCATGGCCCGCCCGCTGATTGCCAAGAAACTGGTCGAGATTGCCCGCAAGGAGGGGGCCGAGGCGGTGGCCCACGGCGCCACCGGCAAGGGCAACGACCAGGTGCGTTTTGAGCTGGCGGTTAAGGCGCTGGCTCCCGATTTAAAGATCATAGCCCCCTGGCGGGAATGGGACATCCGCTCCAGGGAGGACGCCGTCGACTACGCCTCCGCCCGCGGCATCCCGGTGCCGGTGACCAGGGAGCGGCCCTACAGCCTTGACCGCAACCTCTGGCATCTCAGCCACGAAGGGGCCGACCTGGAAGATCCCGGGAATGAGCCGCCTTCAGACGTTTTGCTCCTGATCACGCCGCCCGAGAAGGCGCCGGATAAACCCGCCTACGTGAAAATTGAGTTTGAGCGGGGAGTGCCGGTTAAGCTCGACGGCGAAGCGCTCGACCCGGTAACCCTGATTGAAAGGCTGAATAAAATAGCCGGGGAAAACGGTGTGGGCATTGCCGACATGGTGGAGAACCGCCTGGTGGGGATGAAATCGAGGGGAGTTTATGAGACGCCGGGGGGCACCGTCCTTTTCCTGGCCCACCGGGAACTGGAGCTTTTAACCCTGGACCGGGCCACCCTGCACTTTAAGGAAATTGTGGCTTCCCGCTATGCCGAGCTGGTTTACGACGGTATGTGGTTCGTCCCTCTCAGGGAGGCCCTGGACGCTTTTGTGGATGTTACCCAGCGGACGGTGACCGGGACGGTGGTCATGAAGCTGTACAAGGGGAACTGCACCCCGGCCGGGGTAAAATCCCCCTATTCTTTGTACGACCAGGAGCTTTCCACCTTCGGCCGCGACGAAATTTACAACCAGCGGGATGCCGAAGGCTTCATTAACCTCTTCGGCCTGCCGCTGAAAGTGCGGGCGCTGATGGAGAAAAAAGCGGGGCTGAGGTAG
- a CDS encoding aldehyde:ferredoxin oxidoreductase, producing MAFGYWGKVLEIDLGSQTTKEVPIKDEVYKKFLGGSGVAAYLLYKNYDYTKPALSEENPLIFMTGLLNGTLAPSSARSSVVGKSPLTEIWGESNVGGHWGAEVKKTGYDGFILKGVSDKPVAIYINDDKVQFIDARDLWGKDVFEASDLIRSKTDEKARVACIGIAGENQVKIASIMMDAPVTRAAGRCGFGALMGYKRVKAIAVKGTKKVELHDKAKLQEFTKEFTQVLKTNAAILHDFGTLGTIQGVESEGDLPIKNWTLGSWEEGAYKISGQMLAETVQTGHHACHACTIRCGKEAQVTVGPYKGAIGHAPEYETGAAFGSLILNDDLEIIVACNDLCNRYGMDTIEAGSTIAMAIEAYEKGLLTDRDTEGIELKWGMKEDLLVVLEKMANNKVGLGRLLAQGVKRAADEIGGIAPEFAIHTKGQALAMHDPRAYTTMVADYATCNRGGCHLECLGYFSEGGAYPAKCVGFTKPYDPHGYENKAEYAVRLMNFMTVFNALGLCKFIMLGHITPEMASQWINAATGWDLTGKDVELAGDRLFNIKRMYNNRLGISRKDDVLPQRLLLHDRQTGAAAGSLPYYSRIMKDLYDYRKWTPEGLPSQEKLKELGLDTL from the coding sequence ATGGCTTTTGGATATTGGGGTAAAGTACTTGAAATTGATCTCGGTTCTCAAACAACTAAAGAAGTTCCCATAAAAGATGAAGTTTATAAGAAGTTTTTAGGTGGTAGCGGCGTAGCTGCATATTTGCTATACAAAAATTATGACTATACAAAACCAGCTTTGTCCGAAGAAAACCCATTAATATTTATGACAGGTTTATTGAACGGTACATTGGCGCCGTCATCTGCAAGGTCAAGTGTTGTTGGCAAATCCCCGTTGACAGAGATCTGGGGCGAGTCCAATGTCGGTGGTCATTGGGGTGCCGAAGTTAAAAAAACCGGTTATGACGGGTTTATTTTAAAAGGAGTATCAGACAAGCCTGTAGCCATTTATATCAATGATGATAAAGTCCAGTTTATTGATGCGCGGGATTTATGGGGAAAAGATGTCTTTGAGGCTTCCGATTTGATTAGAAGTAAAACTGATGAAAAAGCGAGAGTCGCGTGTATCGGTATAGCCGGCGAAAATCAAGTAAAAATAGCCTCAATAATGATGGACGCCCCTGTAACAAGGGCAGCCGGCCGCTGCGGCTTCGGTGCCTTGATGGGATATAAAAGGGTAAAGGCCATTGCTGTTAAGGGTACCAAGAAAGTGGAACTCCATGATAAAGCAAAACTACAGGAGTTCACAAAGGAATTCACTCAGGTTCTGAAGACGAATGCGGCGATCCTTCATGACTTTGGTACCCTGGGGACCATACAAGGCGTTGAATCTGAAGGCGATCTGCCCATCAAAAACTGGACTCTCGGCTCTTGGGAAGAAGGAGCATATAAAATCAGCGGCCAAATGCTGGCGGAGACCGTTCAAACCGGTCATCATGCATGCCATGCCTGCACTATCAGGTGCGGCAAGGAAGCGCAAGTTACAGTAGGCCCCTATAAAGGAGCTATAGGTCACGCTCCTGAATATGAAACAGGCGCTGCTTTTGGTTCATTGATCTTAAATGATGACCTTGAGATTATCGTTGCCTGCAATGACCTCTGCAACAGATACGGCATGGACACGATTGAAGCAGGAAGCACCATCGCCATGGCCATCGAGGCATATGAAAAAGGCTTGCTAACTGATAGGGACACTGAAGGCATTGAACTCAAATGGGGCATGAAGGAAGATCTGTTGGTTGTCCTGGAAAAAATGGCCAACAACAAAGTTGGACTGGGCAGATTGCTGGCGCAAGGCGTAAAAAGAGCAGCGGATGAAATTGGCGGTATTGCACCTGAATTTGCAATACACACCAAGGGACAAGCACTTGCTATGCACGACCCGCGGGCTTACACCACCATGGTGGCTGACTATGCCACCTGCAACAGGGGCGGATGCCACCTTGAATGCTTAGGTTACTTCTCTGAAGGGGGAGCTTACCCTGCCAAATGTGTAGGCTTTACCAAACCGTATGATCCCCACGGCTATGAAAACAAAGCTGAATATGCGGTTAGGTTGATGAATTTCATGACCGTATTCAATGCTTTGGGATTGTGCAAATTTATCATGCTGGGTCATATTACTCCGGAAATGGCGAGTCAATGGATTAATGCAGCCACAGGATGGGACTTGACCGGTAAAGATGTTGAGCTTGCAGGAGACAGGTTGTTTAATATCAAGCGTATGTACAATAACAGGCTTGGCATAAGTCGTAAAGATGATGTGCTTCCGCAAAGATTGCTGTTGCATGATCGCCAGACTGGCGCGGCAGCTGGCAGTCTTCCTTATTACAGCAGGATTATGAAGGATTTATATGACTATCGTAAATGGACTCCCGAGGGACTTCCCAGCCAGGAGAAGCTGAAAGAGCTTGGTTTAGATACTCTTTAG
- the ArgF gene encoding ornithine carbamoyltransferase: MLSEKERFKGRHLLSLHDFSPDEIAYILDLAGELKDRQKKNIPHPYLRGKMLGMIFQKSSTRTRVSFEVAMYQLGGSAMFLNVNDLQLGRGETIADTARVLSRYLDGIMIRTYSHADVEELARHATVPVINGLTDLLHPCQILADLLTVKERKGRLAGLKLAYVGDGNNVCHSLLFGCAKTGMHISVASPEGYKPKEEIVRLAEKDAEQTGSRIEILTSPVEAVSGADVVVTDVWASMGQEVEQSRRVRVFAPYQVNRQLTGHARPDYIFLHCLPAHRGEEVTDEIIDGPHSAVWDEAENRLHVQKAVLALLL, encoded by the coding sequence TTGCTGTCTGAGAAAGAAAGATTCAAAGGCCGCCATCTTTTAAGCCTGCACGACTTCTCCCCGGACGAAATAGCTTACATCCTCGATTTGGCCGGGGAACTGAAAGACAGGCAGAAAAAAAACATCCCCCATCCTTACCTGCGGGGGAAAATGCTGGGGATGATCTTCCAGAAGTCCTCCACCCGCACCAGGGTTTCCTTCGAGGTGGCCATGTACCAGCTCGGGGGCAGCGCCATGTTTCTCAACGTTAACGACCTGCAGCTCGGGCGGGGCGAGACCATAGCCGACACGGCCAGGGTTCTCTCGCGCTACCTGGACGGGATCATGATTCGCACCTATTCCCACGCCGACGTTGAGGAACTGGCCAGGCACGCCACCGTGCCGGTCATTAACGGGCTGACCGACCTGCTTCACCCCTGCCAGATCCTCGCCGACCTGCTCACCGTCAAGGAAAGGAAGGGCAGGCTGGCCGGGCTCAAGCTGGCCTACGTGGGGGACGGCAACAACGTCTGCCATTCCCTTCTCTTCGGCTGCGCCAAGACGGGCATGCACATCAGCGTGGCCTCCCCGGAAGGGTATAAGCCGAAGGAAGAAATTGTCCGTCTGGCCGAAAAAGACGCAGAGCAGACCGGAAGCAGGATTGAGATTCTCACCAGTCCGGTTGAGGCGGTTTCCGGCGCCGACGTGGTGGTAACCGACGTTTGGGCCAGCATGGGCCAGGAGGTGGAGCAGTCCCGGCGGGTCAGGGTATTCGCTCCCTACCAAGTGAACCGGCAACTGACCGGCCACGCCAGGCCCGATTATATATTCCTTCACTGCCTGCCGGCCCACCGCGGCGAAGAGGTGACCGATGAAATTATCGACGGGCCGCATTCGGCGGTTTGGGACGAGGCGGAAAACCGCCTGCACGTCCAGAAGGCCGTGCTGGCGCTGTTGTTATAG
- the EutG gene encoding alcohol dehydrogenase (class IV): MYYDFLNPSVNFFGPGCVSVVGERCKILGGKKALIVCDPFLAKMEGGPVEQVLGYVQEAGLKTVVFDGVEPNPKDKNVHAGLKVFKEEKCDMIITVGGGSAHDCGKGIGIAATHPGDLYKDYAGIEKLTNPLPPIVAVNTTAGTGSEVTRHCVLTNTSTSIKFVIVSWRNLPLVSINDPMLMLKKPAGLTAATGMDALTHAVECYVTKAANPVTDALCAQSIKLIANNLRQAVANGENLTARENMAYASILAGMAFNNAGLGYVHAMAHQLGGYYDMAHGVANAILLPHVARFNLISNPQKFADIAVFMGENIEGLSVRAAAEKAIDAIVQLSKDVGIPSGLAEMGVKEEDFDKMAKTALEDGNAGCNPIVGTHQDIVKLFAAAM; this comes from the coding sequence ATGTATTACGACTTTTTAAATCCGAGTGTAAACTTTTTCGGACCAGGCTGTGTTTCGGTAGTTGGTGAAAGGTGTAAAATTTTAGGTGGGAAAAAAGCTCTAATTGTCTGCGACCCATTTTTGGCTAAAATGGAAGGCGGCCCTGTAGAGCAAGTACTTGGATATGTTCAAGAGGCAGGATTAAAAACTGTTGTTTTTGACGGTGTAGAACCTAACCCTAAAGATAAAAACGTTCACGCTGGTCTTAAAGTATTTAAAGAAGAAAAGTGCGACATGATTATCACAGTTGGTGGAGGAAGCGCACATGACTGTGGTAAAGGTATCGGCATTGCAGCTACTCACCCTGGAGACTTGTATAAAGACTATGCCGGTATTGAAAAACTAACCAATCCCCTGCCGCCAATTGTCGCTGTTAATACCACCGCCGGGACTGGCAGTGAAGTTACCCGTCACTGTGTCCTCACAAACACTTCAACTAGTATTAAGTTTGTTATCGTAAGCTGGAGGAACCTCCCGCTGGTTTCCATCAACGACCCCATGCTTATGCTGAAAAAGCCTGCCGGCTTAACCGCAGCCACCGGTATGGATGCTTTAACCCATGCTGTAGAATGTTATGTTACCAAGGCTGCTAATCCTGTTACCGATGCATTGTGTGCACAATCAATTAAGCTTATTGCTAACAACCTGCGTCAGGCTGTAGCAAATGGTGAAAATCTTACTGCGAGAGAAAATATGGCTTATGCTTCGATATTGGCGGGTATGGCATTCAATAACGCCGGCCTTGGTTATGTACATGCCATGGCACACCAATTGGGTGGCTATTATGATATGGCGCATGGTGTAGCGAATGCTATCCTATTGCCGCATGTTGCACGTTTCAACCTTATTAGCAACCCGCAGAAGTTCGCTGACATTGCCGTATTTATGGGCGAAAATATTGAAGGTCTTTCTGTAAGAGCTGCTGCAGAGAAGGCCATTGACGCTATAGTCCAGCTTTCCAAGGATGTTGGAATTCCGTCGGGTCTTGCTGAAATGGGCGTTAAGGAAGAAGACTTTGATAAAATGGCTAAGACGGCTCTGGAAGATGGTAACGCCGGATGCAACCCGATTGTCGGGACCCATCAAGACATCGTTAAGCTCTTTGCGGCTGCTATGTAA
- the CarB gene encoding carbamoylphosphate synthase large subunit, with translation MPRRKDIRKVLVIGSGPIIIGQAAEFDYAGTQACKALREEGVSVVLVNSNPATIMTDLDIADQVYIEPLAWDSVAEIIARERPDGLLPTLGGQTGLNIAVELSEKGVLQDYGVELLGTPLESIKKAENRELFKNLMLEIGEPVPRSTIAGSVEECLAFAGEIGYPVIVRPAYTLGGTGGGIACREQELVEIAGRGLKMSMIGQVLLEQSVAGWKEIEYEVMRDGADNCITVCNMENVDPVGIHTGDSIVVAPSQTLSDKEYQLLRSAALRIIRALKVEGGCNVQFALDLNSMAYYVIEVNPRVSRSSALASKATGYPIAKVAAKIAVGLTLDEIKNPVTGKTYACFEPALDYVVVKIPRWPFDKFGSADRTLGTQMKATGEVMAIDRTFEGALMKAVRSLEIGVDGLHLPGSAGWSEMELEEKLSYPNDLRLFAIAEAFNRSWGMREVAQLTTIDYFYLSKIRGIVELERELQAAGPRPPRELLRRAKSCGLPDSLIGRLTGLPAREVHALRKEYGILPAFKIVDTCAAEFEAVTPYYYSTYDDEDEVAVSGRPKVLVLGSGPIRIGQGIEFDYCSVHSVWGLQQEGIEAVIINNNPETVSTDFDTADKLYFEPLTLEDVLNVIEKEKPLGVIVQFGGQTAINLTAGLAALGVNILGTPVEGIDAAEDRDKFEKLLTGLGIPQSEGRSAVNVEEAQAVAEKLGYPVLVRPSYVLGGRAMEIISSKTELVKYMTEAVQVSPRHPVLVDKYIRGKEVEVDAIGDGNDLFIPGIMEHIERAGVHSGDSIAVYPPQTLSREEIDKIVEYTLKIGRALKINGLINIQYVVDNGGVYVLEVNPRASRTVPVLSKVTGVPMVQAATRAMLGRSLAELGYRPGLGPVGGFIAVKAPVFSFEKLGLVEISLGPEMKSTGEVMGIDRSFPGALYKAMRAAGLKVASGGRVVFSVADRDKAEAVSIAGEYAALGYTLHATPGTARALEKAGLEVEVVEITDPVPLIRSGTVGLIINTPTRGKVPGRPGFLLRRTAAEYRVPCLTSLDTARALAMVLRSVRWGGEPAPVSMAELFEKEGTANCCLRKKDSKAAIF, from the coding sequence ATGCCCAGAAGAAAAGACATAAGGAAAGTCCTCGTGATCGGTTCCGGACCGATAATTATCGGCCAGGCGGCCGAGTTCGACTACGCCGGCACCCAGGCCTGCAAGGCCCTGCGGGAGGAAGGCGTATCGGTGGTGCTGGTCAACTCCAACCCGGCCACCATCATGACCGACCTGGACATTGCCGATCAGGTTTACATAGAGCCGCTGGCATGGGACAGCGTGGCCGAAATCATTGCCCGCGAGCGGCCGGACGGCCTGCTCCCCACCCTGGGCGGCCAGACCGGCCTGAACATAGCCGTAGAGCTTTCGGAAAAAGGGGTGCTGCAGGACTACGGGGTGGAGCTTCTGGGCACTCCCCTGGAGTCCATAAAAAAGGCCGAAAACCGGGAGCTGTTTAAAAATTTAATGCTGGAAATAGGCGAGCCGGTGCCCAGGAGTACCATAGCCGGGAGCGTGGAGGAATGCCTGGCTTTTGCCGGGGAGATCGGCTACCCGGTCATTGTGAGGCCGGCCTACACTCTGGGAGGCACCGGAGGCGGCATTGCCTGCCGGGAGCAGGAACTGGTCGAGATAGCCGGCAGGGGCCTGAAGATGAGCATGATCGGCCAGGTCCTGCTGGAGCAGAGCGTGGCCGGCTGGAAGGAAATCGAGTACGAGGTGATGCGGGACGGCGCGGACAACTGCATTACCGTCTGCAATATGGAAAACGTCGACCCGGTGGGCATCCATACCGGCGACAGCATTGTCGTGGCCCCGTCGCAGACCCTTTCCGACAAGGAGTACCAGCTTTTGCGCTCGGCGGCCCTGCGGATTATCCGGGCGCTGAAGGTGGAGGGCGGCTGCAACGTGCAGTTTGCCCTTGACCTTAACAGCATGGCCTACTACGTAATCGAAGTAAACCCCCGGGTCAGCCGCTCCAGCGCCCTGGCTTCCAAGGCCACCGGCTACCCCATTGCCAAGGTGGCGGCTAAGATTGCCGTCGGACTGACCCTGGATGAGATAAAAAACCCGGTTACCGGCAAAACGTATGCCTGTTTTGAGCCGGCCCTGGACTACGTGGTGGTGAAAATACCGCGCTGGCCGTTCGACAAGTTCGGCAGCGCCGACCGGACCCTGGGCACCCAGATGAAGGCCACCGGCGAGGTGATGGCCATCGACCGCACCTTTGAGGGGGCGCTGATGAAGGCGGTGCGCTCCCTGGAGATAGGCGTGGACGGACTGCACCTGCCGGGCTCGGCGGGGTGGTCTGAAATGGAACTGGAGGAAAAGCTTTCTTACCCCAACGACCTCCGCCTTTTTGCCATTGCCGAGGCCTTCAACCGCTCCTGGGGGATGCGCGAGGTGGCCCAGTTGACCACTATCGACTACTTTTACCTGAGCAAGATCAGGGGCATAGTGGAGCTTGAGCGCGAGCTTCAGGCGGCAGGCCCCAGGCCTCCCAGGGAGCTTTTGCGCCGGGCCAAGTCCTGCGGCCTGCCCGACTCCCTGATCGGCCGCCTGACCGGCCTGCCGGCGCGGGAGGTGCACGCCTTGCGGAAGGAGTACGGAATCCTGCCCGCCTTCAAAATTGTGGACACCTGCGCGGCCGAGTTTGAAGCGGTCACTCCTTACTACTATTCTACTTACGATGATGAGGACGAGGTGGCGGTTTCCGGCCGCCCGAAGGTGCTGGTGCTGGGCTCCGGCCCGATCCGGATCGGCCAGGGAATCGAGTTCGACTACTGCTCGGTCCATTCGGTATGGGGCCTGCAGCAGGAGGGGATAGAGGCCGTAATCATCAACAACAACCCGGAGACGGTCAGCACCGACTTTGATACGGCCGATAAGCTTTATTTTGAACCGCTGACCCTGGAGGACGTCTTAAACGTCATAGAAAAGGAAAAGCCTTTGGGGGTAATAGTCCAGTTCGGCGGGCAGACGGCCATCAACCTCACTGCCGGCCTGGCGGCGCTGGGGGTAAACATCCTCGGCACCCCCGTGGAAGGGATAGACGCTGCGGAAGACCGGGACAAATTTGAAAAGCTTCTGACCGGCCTGGGCATTCCCCAGTCCGAGGGCAGGTCCGCCGTCAACGTGGAGGAAGCCCAGGCCGTTGCCGAAAAGCTGGGCTATCCCGTGCTGGTGCGCCCGTCCTACGTCCTGGGAGGGCGCGCCATGGAGATAATATCCAGCAAAACCGAACTGGTGAAATACATGACGGAGGCCGTGCAGGTGTCACCCAGGCACCCGGTGCTTGTGGATAAATACATCCGCGGCAAGGAGGTGGAGGTGGACGCCATCGGCGACGGCAATGACCTCTTCATCCCGGGGATAATGGAGCACATTGAGCGGGCCGGTGTGCACTCGGGGGACAGCATAGCCGTCTACCCGCCCCAGACGCTGAGCCGGGAGGAAATAGATAAAATTGTGGAATATACTTTAAAGATAGGCCGGGCGCTCAAGATTAACGGCCTGATCAACATCCAGTACGTGGTGGACAACGGCGGGGTATACGTTCTGGAGGTGAACCCCAGGGCTTCCCGCACGGTTCCCGTGCTGAGCAAGGTCACCGGGGTTCCCATGGTCCAGGCGGCAACCAGGGCCATGCTGGGGCGCAGCCTGGCCGAACTGGGCTACCGCCCGGGGCTGGGGCCGGTGGGCGGCTTCATTGCGGTTAAGGCTCCGGTTTTCTCCTTTGAGAAACTGGGGCTGGTGGAGATTTCCCTGGGGCCGGAAATGAAGTCTACGGGAGAGGTTATGGGCATCGACCGGTCTTTCCCCGGCGCCCTCTACAAGGCCATGCGCGCCGCCGGCCTGAAGGTGGCTTCCGGCGGCCGGGTGGTGTTTTCGGTGGCCGACCGCGACAAAGCTGAAGCCGTCTCCATTGCCGGCGAGTACGCCGCCCTCGGCTACACCCTGCACGCCACTCCCGGTACGGCCAGGGCCCTGGAAAAGGCCGGCCTGGAAGTGGAAGTGGTCGAGATAACCGACCCCGTTCCCCTGATCCGCTCCGGGACGGTGGGCCTGATAATCAACACTCCGACCAGGGGGAAGGTGCCCGGCCGGCCCGGTTTCCTGCTGAGGAGGACCGCCGCCGAGTACAGGGTGCCGTGCCTTACCTCGCTCGACACGGCCAGGGCGCTGGCAATGGTGCTGCGCAGCGTCAGGTGGGGCGGCGAACCGGCGCCGGTGAGCATGGCCGAACTTTTTGAGAAAGAAGGGACTGCCAATTGCTGTCTGAGAAAGAAAGATTCAAAGGCCGCCATCTTTTAA